From the Haladaptatus sp. DJG-WS-42 genome, the window CACGAGCGACGGGATGGCTTCTTTGACGCTGCGGGAGGTGATGTTGACGACCGTGCCGCCATCGCCTGCGGCGAGGTGGTCTGCCGATTCGCGGACGAGTCGAACGACGCTCATGACGAGCAGGTCGAAGGCGTCGTACCAGTCTTCGTCGGTGGTCTCGAGGAACGGCCCCGATGGTGGGCCGCCCGCGGAGGTGACGAGGTGGTCGAGACTGCCGAACTCTGAGACCGTCGTCTGAACGAGGTTCTCGATGTCGTCGGCTTCGGTGAGGTCTGCCTGGACGCCGATGACCTCGCCCGTTGCGACCTCACGAATTTCTTCTACGGCTTCGTCGAGTGAGTCCTGCGAGCGACCGTTGACGACAACGTTCGCGCCTTCGCGTGCGAGCGCCTTCGCGGATGCTTTGCCGAGACCACTACTTGATGCGGTGACGAGCGCGGTGTTGCCCGAAATTTGTAGGTCCATGTGTGACAGCACTTGACCCCCACACTTAGGAGTACTGTTGGCGGTATCGGTCGTGAAAATGCCCAGCCAGCACCGCTGCGGTTCGCGTACGCATTGACGACGAATGCTGGACGCCAGAGACGGAGGAATTTGCCGAGAAAACCCCATCGAAATAGTTTAACCCGGTTTTTCCAAATGCCTTAGTAGACTATGTTAGATTTCGTCTCACTAGAATCTGACCTTTCAGCCGAAGAGCGGATGGTCATGGAGACTGCCCGCGAATTCGTCG encodes:
- a CDS encoding SDR family oxidoreductase, whose translation is MDLQISGNTALVTASSSGLGKASAKALAREGANVVVNGRSQDSLDEAVEEIREVATGEVIGVQADLTEADDIENLVQTTVSEFGSLDHLVTSAGGPPSGPFLETTDEDWYDAFDLLVMSVVRLVRESADHLAAGDGGTVVNITSRSVKEAIPSLVLSNAVRMSVIGLEKTLSRELAPEIRVNSVLPGPHETRRIRDLIEQGVERGEYASYEDGLAARGESNPLTRIGKPMELGDTVAYLSSPLSGYINGTALPIDGGLGNSNL